One part of the Coffea eugenioides isolate CCC68of chromosome 10, Ceug_1.0, whole genome shotgun sequence genome encodes these proteins:
- the LOC113750500 gene encoding uncharacterized protein LOC113750500 codes for MAPCRMLNQIPRELTDWKNNMTHEVKRLFKYVGHLPSLLSITPNVAIIQALLGYWDPEGSIFRFGECELTPTLEEIEGLLQIPGKGYPMIYPTNGTTEQFYRFLRLRQASMNQHLDARSCPLEFLYERFGERGSYEQYRTDFFISKEQWVEKRVQAFGLVLINLLLFPQKHGKITFFTINMVQSLFSGINGMTPTLVPVIIADIFTAATECQKKRGFFYGSNLILQMWAMEHLAKRTLNPLGSCLPAENWIESHRERVKKYYRIASPTQFIQEFDNLAPEKIQWILDWTKVRDPVFTTTQHSFIPLAGTNGLVAYVPQRVMRQFGYPQRISMIQGIENIRLNTVAESRSMVLEVWGNLLSLESLHLDQVNKLEPKVILEYNEWIKLTVEQARKKSQSAPVSPEEQIDKLKKELEDYQLQLIVADHALEDARAQLKWETRKTEKLEKALDAFDKIQEGIRKLSIGRSRESQRTSLVRHEDFVKMVSRTINEAVKND; via the coding sequence ATGGCTCCGTGCAGAATGCTGAACCAGATACCTCGGGAACTAACAGACTGGAAAAATAATATGACACATGAGGTGAAAAGACTGTTCAAATATGTGGGACATTTACCGAGTCTTCTAAGCATAACCCCAAATGTTGCAATCATTCAAGCTCTACTTGGGTATTGGGATCCAGAAGGTTCTATTTTTCGATTCGGTGAATGTGAACTAACACCAACTTTAGAAGAAATAGAAGGATTATTGCAGATACCTGGGAAAGGTTATCCTATGATATATCCAACTAATGGAACAACGGAACAGTTTTATAGGTTTTTGAGATTAAGGCAGGCTAGTATGAACCAACATCTAGATGCGAGATCGTGCCCGTTAGAGTTTCTGTATGAACGATTTGGAGAAAGAGGGTCCTATGAACAGTACCGAACAGATTTTTTTATAAGTAAGGAGCAATGGGTAGAGAAGCGAGTGCAAGCGTTTGGATTAGTTTTGATCAATCTGTTGTTGTTCCCGCAAAAGCATGGAAAGATCACATTTTTCACTATCAATATGGTTCAGAGCCTATTTTCAGGGATTAATGGAATGACCCCTACCTTGGTGCCTGTAATCATTGCCGACATCTTCACGGCCGCTACTGAATGTCAAAAGAAAAGAGGTTTCTTTTATGGGTCAAATTTGATACTCCAAATGTGGGCAATGGAGCATCTAGCGAAGAGAACGCTCAATCCTTTGGGATCTTGTCTCCCCGCAGAGAATTGGATCGAATCACACCGAGAAAGGGTCAAAAAGTATTATCGAATTGCATCTCCGACTCAGTTTATTCAAGAGTTCGATAACTTGGCACCTGAGAAAATACAATGGATTTTGGATTGGACAAAAGTTAGGGATCCGGTTTTCACGACTACCCAACACAGTTTTATCCCCCTAGCAGGCACCAATGGATTGGTCGCATATGTTCCGCAACGAGTCATGAGGCAATTTGGGTATCCGCAAAGAATTTCGATGATACAAGGGATTGAAAATATCAGACTCAACACAGTTGCTGAAAGTCGGAGCATGGTATTGGAAGTTTGGGGAAATCTTCTTAGTTTAGAGAGCTTGCACTTGGATCAAGTCAACAAATTGGAACCTAAGGTCATTTTAGAGTATAATGAGTGGATCAAACTGACAGTCGAACAAGCACGAAAGAAGTCACAGTCCGCTCCTGTCAGCCCTGAAGAGCAGATAGACAAGCTGAAGAAAGAGCTCGAGGATTATCAATTGCAACTCATAGTGGCCGACCATGCCCTGGAAGATGCCCGAGCACAATTAAAGTGGGAgacaagaaaaactgaaaagTTGGAAAAAGCGCTGGATGCATTTGACAAAATTCAAGAAGGAATTCGAAAGCTTAGTATAGGAAGATCTAGGGAGTCTCAACGTACTAGTTTGGTAAGGCATGAGGATTTTGTAAAAATGGTCAGCCGAACCATCAATGAAGCTGTAAAAAATGATTAA